The window TGACCGCCCCCGTGGTCGGAGTCGACGAGGATGCCCAGGCTTCCGTCGACCGCGGAGACGGTCACGGACTCCTCGCTGCTCGACCCGGCGGACCGGGCGTCGTAGTCGTTCAGGGTCGGCTCGCGGCCGTCCGTCGTGACGTACAGGTCGAAGTCGTCGTACTGCGGGCCGGAGAGCGAGACGGTCGCCTCGCAGGTGCTCTCGAAGCGGCTCGCCCACTGCCAGCGGTCCTGGTCCCACCAGGCCGACAGGGACCCGGTCGCCCGCCCGGAGGCCGTCTGCGCGCACTCCCCGGACGGACCGACGTCGACGGTCACGGAGTCGGTGGCGGCCGCGCCGTCGCCGTCGGTGACGGTGAGCGTGGCCGCGAACTCGCCGGCCTCCTCGTAGGCGTGCTCGACCGTGACGCCCGTCGCGGTCGAGCCGTCGCCGAAGGCCCACTCGTAGCGCTCGATGGCACCGTCCGGATCGCTCGACGCCGACCCGTCGAAGGTCACCGTCTCGCCGACGGCCGGGTCGGTCGGATCGGCCGACGCCGCCGCGGTCGGCGTCTGGTTGTCGGCCCCGTCGCCGTCGGCGACGGCGTTGGCCGCGTCGACCCGCCCCGCACCCTGGCGGTTCTCCGGGAGGCCGACGTCGACGGCCGTCTCGCGCAGCAGCTGCCGCAGCTCGGGCGCCGACAGCTCCGGGTTGGCCGCGGCCGCCAGCGCGGCGACGCCGCTGGCGACGGGCGCGGCCATGGACGTCCCCGACAGCTGCCGGTAGTCGCCGCCCGGGACCGTCGAGAGGACGTTCACGCCCGGCGACGCAAGCTCGACGTTCGGGCCGTAGTTCGAGAAGCTCGCGAGGTCCTCGTTCGGGGTCAGCGCCGACACCGCGACGCACTCCTCGTAGCGGGCCGGGTAGGACACCTGCGACGCGCCCGCGTTGCCGGCCGCGCAGACCACGAGGGCGTCGTTCTCGTCGTAGGCGTACTCGACGGCCCGCTTCATCGTCTCCGTGTAGCTGCCGCCGCCCAGCGAGAGGTTGATCACGTCGGCCCCCCGGTCGGCCGCCCACTGGACCGCGTCGGCGACGTCCACCAGCGACCCCTGCCCAGTCTCGTCGAGGGCGCGGGCCGCCAGCAGCCGCGAGTCCGTCGGTCCGGCGACCCCGACCTCGTTGTTCGTGTCGGCGCCGGCACAGCCCGCGACGTGGGTGCCGTGGATCTCGTCGCCGGCGTCGACGTCCGGGTCGCCGTCGCGGTCGGCGAAGTCCCGACCCGGATCCGCGGCGAACAGCGCGTCGAGGTCAGGGTGGTCGTAGTCGATCCCCGAGTCGACGACGGCCACGGTGACGTCTGTGCTGCCGAGGGTCACGTCCCACGCGTCGTCGGCGTTGACCAGTTGCGGCGCGTACTGCTCGTCGAACAGCGGGTCGTTCGGGACCAGCTGGGTCTCGTAGGTGACGCTCTCCTCGACGTAGGACACGCCCGGCAGGGACTCGATCGCCGCCGCGATCAGGTCCTTCAGCCGCTCGTACTCGCCGGGGTCCTCGCGGAGCGTCTCGGCGACCGACTCCATCCGGTCGCGCTCGCGCCGGTCGACAGAGTCGGCCATCTCCCGGGCGCGCTCGGGCAGGCGGTCCTCGCTGGCCGCCACCGCGGGCGGGCCGCCCCCGCCCTCGCTCCGGAGCACGGCGAGTGCCGCCTCGGCGGCCCGCTCGATCACCGCCTCGTCCATCCGGACGGAGACGTAGCCGAGTGTCCCGTTGGCGTGGACCGCGTCCTCGGCCTCGGGCAGCACGTCGGTCACCGTCGACGCGACCGCCTCGGCGTCGACGCCGTCCGCGACGCCGCAGACCATCTCGTCGGGGCGCGGTCCGGGTTCCCGACCGGACCGCCGCCCCGTCTCCGCGGCGGCGACGCCGCCGCCCAGGGCGAGCCCGATCGATCCGATCGCTTGCAGCACGCTGCGTCTCCCCATTGCCCCCTCCTCGGGATTCATGACATCAGAAAATCAGATCGTACTAACTTATTAGTTTATGAAAACTACAGAGAAATTAAGTGGTGGCGAGGCCGGCGACGCACGGCGCGATCCCACACGGTTATCCGGCCGAGACGCCCAGTAACCGGCGTGGTCACGCTCAGTTACGAGGAGGGGACGATCCGGATCGCGGGATCGGTCCCGCCGGACCTCCCCGGCGTCGAGCGGGACGCCCGCTCCGAGACCGCGCGGGCACCGGGCTACCGGTACGCGGACCTGCTGGCGGCGCTCGACGAGCGCGGGCTCGACTACGACGACCGCGTCCTCGACGCGCCCGCGCTCGACCTGGACTCGGCCTACGAACTCCGCGACTACCAGCGCGAGGCACTGGACGCCTGGCTCGACGCGAGCGCGTCCGGCGCCGCCCGCGACCGCCGCGGCGTCCTCGAGCTCCCGACCGGGAGCGGCAAGACCGTCGTCGGCATCGCCGCGATGGAGGCACTGGGGACGCCGACGCTCGTCGTGGTGCCGACCATCGACCTGCTCGACCAGTGGCAGCGGGAGTTGGAGCGGGAGTTCGATGTTTCCATCGGCCGCCTCGGCGGCGGCGAGCAGCGCCTCGCCGACGTGACCGTCTCGACCTACGACTCCGCGTACCTCCGCGCCGACGAGATCGGCGACCGGTTCGGCCTGGTCGTCTTCGACGAGGTCCACCACCTCGGCGGCGAGGGGTACCGCGATATCGCGCGCCTGCTGGCCGCCCCCGCGCGGCTCGGCCTGACGGCCACCTTCGAGCGCCCCGACGGCGCCCACGAGGTCGTCGCCGACCTGATCGGCCCGCTGGTCCACCGCATCGACGTCGACGAACTCGCCGGCGAGCACCTCGCGGACTACGACGTCAAGCGGATCGAGGTCGCGCTCACCGACGACGAGCGCGAGGCCTACGAGCGCCACCAGGGCACCTTCACGGACTACCTCGCCCGGTCGAACATCGACATGCGCTCGGGCAGCGACTACCAGGAACTGGTCAAACGGTCCGGCTCCGACCCGCGGGCGCGGGAGGCCCTGCTCGCCAAGCAGCGCGCACGCGAGGTGATGATGAACGCCGACCGGAAGGTCGAGCGGCTGGCAGAGATTCTGGACGACCACGAGGACGACCGGATAATCGTCTTCACCGCTCACACCGACCTCGTCTACCGCCTCTCCGAGCGGTTCCTCCTGCCGGCGATCACCCACGAGACGCCGACGAGCGAGCGCCGCGAGATCCTGGAGCGGTTCCGCGACGGCACCTACTCCCGCATCGTGACGGCCAACGTCCTCGACGAGGGCGTCGACGTCCCCGACGCCAACGTCGCCGTCGTCCTCTCCGGCAGCGGCTCCGAGCGGGAGTTCACCCAGCGCCTCGGCCGCATCCTGCGGCCGAAGGACGACGGCGGTCGCGCGCTGCTGTACGAACTCGTCACCGAGGACACCGCCGAGGAGCGGGTGGCGCGACGGCGGCGGTGAGGGCGAGTCCCCCGAGGGACAATTGATTTCACCCCTTCGTCGGTGGTATCAGTCATGGACGGTTCGCGGCGCTCGCTCTGGCTCCCCGATCGTCCTCCGACCTGGCTAGAGGTAGCGCTGGCAGTCCTGATCGCGTTCGAGGTGTGGACGGAGGTCGGGCCCGGCGAGCCGTTCTCGTGGCCACACGCGGCGGTCGGGTTCGTCGTGACCCTCGTCGCGATGGGTCCGGGGACCGAGTCGCGTGTGGGGAAGGTAATCGGGCAATGGTTTCGGAGGATCGGACTGTTGGGCCGCAGCGTCGCGATTCTGCTCTACATCGTGGGCGTCTTCGTCGTCTTCGAGACGGTCGGAGCGCCGCCAGAGGCACCGACGAACGGCATCGTAACGGGATCTCTGAGCGCGGTCGCTCTGCTGATCGTCGTCCACGTCGTCTCGGTCCGGGAGGTGGACGGGTGGCTACCAGACTGACCGCTCAGTTCCGCAGCGACAGGATCAACACGAACCCGGCGGCCAGCAGCGCGACCAGCGCGGTCAGTGACAGGCCTGTGACGTTCAGGCGGTAGACGCCCAGCGCGGCCAACGCTACGACAGCCCCGGCCAGAATCGTTCCACCCGAGTGCATCAGGACCGCCCTCGCGGTCGCCGCCTGCCGGCCGACCTGTCGCCCGAGCGAGACGGCCTGCTCGCCGGCGTCCCAGGCGACGACCGTCGCGACGGTCGCGGCGAGGAGCGCGAGCAGCGGCGATCCCCGGAACACGCCGCTGGCGACGACGCCGACGAACAGAAGCGCCGTCCCGACCGTCACCAGGGTCCGCTCGCGGCCCGCTCTGACTGGGAGGAGCCCGGCCGCGAGGACCGCCAGCCCGAGCAGTCCGGGGAGGAGTTCGAGCCGATGGGTCGTCGTCTCCGGCCCGGTGGCGGCCAGGAAGAACCCGACGGCGAGCAGCGCAGCGCCGGCCAGCGCAACCAGCGCGCCGAGGCCGGCCTCGCTGCGCTGCCACGCGGCGTACCCGAGTCCGCAGACCGCGATTCCGGCGAGCGCGGCGAGCAGCGCCCGCCACTGCGCGGCCGCGTCGAGCAGGAGCGCGACGGCGGCGGCGCCCGAGAGCACCGCGAGCACGGCGCCGGGAACCGCCGGTCGATGGGTCGCGTTACTCACGCGGACCGCCCCGTCGTCAGTTCGATGGCGTTCTCGAGGTTCTCATCGGGCCCCCAGTCGACGACGGGGATGCCGGTCCGACGCAGCGTCCGGATCCGCGCGTCGCGCTCGACCGCCGCCAGCCGCGTCCCGACGGAGTCGGTCTCCCCGGGACCGGGGCTGACGACGGTCACGAGGTTGCCCGCCGCTTCGAGCGTCCGGACGGAGTCGACGACGCCGTCGTCGGCCAGCGGCGATAGCAGCAGGACCTGCGTCGTCGAATCGAGCCGCTCCCGGAGCGTACCGATCCCGCGCTCTCGGTCTGACGACTCGTCCTCGATGGGCTGACCGCCGTCCGAGAGCGCGGCGGATGCTCCGGAGGACGCCCCCGGAGCGGACGTGCCTGCCTCCGCGCGCGGCGACTGGATCCCGCCCGCGGACGTCTCCGCTCCGGGGACGCCACTGCCGTCCGCCGGGTCGGGGACGTCGTCGCCGTCGGCCGTCGATCCGGGGACGAAGGCCGGATGGGTGTCGAGCGCCCGGCGCAACTGCGCGAGGTGGGCGCTGCCGGGCTTCGGCGGGAGCCAGTACCACGGCGACCCGTGCGAGGCAAGTCCGACCTCGTGGTTGGCGTCGACGAGCGCGCCCGCGATCCGATCCGCAGCGCCGACGCAGCGCGCGACGGCCGCCGCCGCTGAGCGGTCACCGCCCCCGGCGCCGACGTCGACGCAGAGCGCCACGGAGGCGGAGCGCTCCTCGGCGTACTCGATGGTGCCGAGTTCGCCGCTCCTGGCGAAGCGACGCCAGTCCACCTGGCGCATGGGGTCGCCCTGGCGGTACTCGCGGGCGCGGTGGAACTCCAGGCCGCTCCCGCCGACGTCGGAGCGCAACTCGCCGGCGCGCTCGCCGGTCAGATTTCTGAGCGCCGTGGCCGACACCGACGCGCCGCAGTCGACGACGGTTGGCTCGGCCGCGGTCGCCCGCTGTTCGGCGGTGCCGGCGAGGTCCCGCGACAGGACGGTCGCCGGGCGGAACCGGTGTTTGCCCTCCCTGGCCTCCACGGCGTACTCGAGGGACGTCTCCCCGCCGGGGGCGAGCGCGGTCGCTCGCCGCGGCGTGCCGTCGACGACGGGCAGCAGCGCCGGCACGCCGTCCACGACGCGCAGGTCGGGCAGCCAGCGGTCCCCCTCGTTCCTGACGGTGACCGAGACCTCCGCGCGCTCCCCGGGGTCGGGCGAGGCGGGCGTGACTGTCCGCTCGACCGCTATCTCGGGCTCCGGCGGGGACGGGACGAGCCGCGGGTAGACGGCGTAGCCCGCGCCGACGGCGGCCAGCAGCAACACGGCGGGCCGCTGGGCGAGCAGGCCGACGGTCCCGGCGAACAGCGACAGCGCGACGACGCCGCGCCACCGCCCGGTGTCGGTGCGGTCCGTCACGCCCTCACCTCCCGCCGCCGCTCCAGCGCGGCGACCGTCGCGTCCACCCGCCGGCGGAACCAGTGCTCCCCGCGGAGTTCGCTCAGGGCCCGCCGGGCGAGCGAGGGCGGTTCGAGGTCGTCGCTCGCGAGGAACGCCGCCGCCGTCTCGTCGTCGGTCCACTCGCCGCGATCGACGCGCCGGCGGGCCTCGGCCCTGTCGCAGCGCGCGGTCTCGGCGACCGTCGCCACGGCGGCCGCCCGGAGCCGCCCGTGGACGGCGCGCTCCCGCGCCGTCGTCCGGACGGTCGGCAGGCCGGCCAGCGCCGCGTCGAGTTCGCGGCCCGGCGTCCCCCGTTCGACCGCCTCGACGGCCGGCGGCCGGGCCTCGGTCACGCCGGTCG of the Halomicrobium salinisoli genome contains:
- a CDS encoding DUF58 domain-containing protein; the protein is MTDRTDTGRWRGVVALSLFAGTVGLLAQRPAVLLLAAVGAGYAVYPRLVPSPPEPEIAVERTVTPASPDPGERAEVSVTVRNEGDRWLPDLRVVDGVPALLPVVDGTPRRATALAPGGETSLEYAVEAREGKHRFRPATVLSRDLAGTAEQRATAAEPTVVDCGASVSATALRNLTGERAGELRSDVGGSGLEFHRAREYRQGDPMRQVDWRRFARSGELGTIEYAEERSASVALCVDVGAGGGDRSAAAAVARCVGAADRIAGALVDANHEVGLASHGSPWYWLPPKPGSAHLAQLRRALDTHPAFVPGSTADGDDVPDPADGSGVPGAETSAGGIQSPRAEAGTSAPGASSGASAALSDGGQPIEDESSDRERGIGTLRERLDSTTQVLLLSPLADDGVVDSVRTLEAAGNLVTVVSPGPGETDSVGTRLAAVERDARIRTLRRTGIPVVDWGPDENLENAIELTTGRSA
- a CDS encoding DUF7519 family protein — its product is MSNATHRPAVPGAVLAVLSGAAAVALLLDAAAQWRALLAALAGIAVCGLGYAAWQRSEAGLGALVALAGAALLAVGFFLAATGPETTTHRLELLPGLLGLAVLAAGLLPVRAGRERTLVTVGTALLFVGVVASGVFRGSPLLALLAATVATVVAWDAGEQAVSLGRQVGRQAATARAVLMHSGGTILAGAVVALAALGVYRLNVTGLSLTALVALLAAGFVLILSLRN
- a CDS encoding S8 family serine peptidase; the protein is MGRRSVLQAIGSIGLALGGGVAAAETGRRSGREPGPRPDEMVCGVADGVDAEAVASTVTDVLPEAEDAVHANGTLGYVSVRMDEAVIERAAEAALAVLRSEGGGGPPAVAASEDRLPERAREMADSVDRRERDRMESVAETLREDPGEYERLKDLIAAAIESLPGVSYVEESVTYETQLVPNDPLFDEQYAPQLVNADDAWDVTLGSTDVTVAVVDSGIDYDHPDLDALFAADPGRDFADRDGDPDVDAGDEIHGTHVAGCAGADTNNEVGVAGPTDSRLLAARALDETGQGSLVDVADAVQWAADRGADVINLSLGGGSYTETMKRAVEYAYDENDALVVCAAGNAGASQVSYPARYEECVAVSALTPNEDLASFSNYGPNVELASPGVNVLSTVPGGDYRQLSGTSMAAPVASGVAALAAAANPELSAPELRQLLRETAVDVGLPENRQGAGRVDAANAVADGDGADNQTPTAAASADPTDPAVGETVTFDGSASSDPDGAIERYEWAFGDGSTATGVTVEHAYEEAGEFAATLTVTDGDGAAATDSVTVDVGPSGECAQTASGRATGSLSAWWDQDRWQWASRFESTCEATVSLSGPQYDDFDLYVTTDGREPTLNDYDARSAGSSSEESVTVSAVDGSLGILVDSDHGGGQYTLTVEERGSGERSAQEAALEPGGDDSDGLPGVGRGRSGESPGRGGPGEVPGRGRGGGGPGRSGGAPGKSGDAPGRSGDAPGRSGSAPGRSGNGSTDPEDDDGPIVELPWPLSR
- a CDS encoding DUF7269 family protein; the encoded protein is MTLDRTATRTVGLGLLALGVLALVSPAVERLLPTEAAVEGLGNDYLLVAAIGALSLAGTAGVLALRTATGVTEARPPAVEAVERGTPGRELDAALAGLPTVRTTARERAVHGRLRAAAVATVAETARCDRAEARRRVDRGEWTDDETAAAFLASDDLEPPSLARRALSELRGEHWFRRRVDATVAALERRREVRA
- a CDS encoding DEAD/DEAH box helicase family protein — translated: MVTLSYEEGTIRIAGSVPPDLPGVERDARSETARAPGYRYADLLAALDERGLDYDDRVLDAPALDLDSAYELRDYQREALDAWLDASASGAARDRRGVLELPTGSGKTVVGIAAMEALGTPTLVVVPTIDLLDQWQRELEREFDVSIGRLGGGEQRLADVTVSTYDSAYLRADEIGDRFGLVVFDEVHHLGGEGYRDIARLLAAPARLGLTATFERPDGAHEVVADLIGPLVHRIDVDELAGEHLADYDVKRIEVALTDDEREAYERHQGTFTDYLARSNIDMRSGSDYQELVKRSGSDPRAREALLAKQRAREVMMNADRKVERLAEILDDHEDDRIIVFTAHTDLVYRLSERFLLPAITHETPTSERREILERFRDGTYSRIVTANVLDEGVDVPDANVAVVLSGSGSEREFTQRLGRILRPKDDGGRALLYELVTEDTAEERVARRRR